A genomic stretch from Shewanella woodyi ATCC 51908 includes:
- the pgl gene encoding 6-phosphogluconolactonase, which produces MIKESVFKSFDNKEALENQLAERIAKQLQEAVDSRGKASLIVSGGSTPLKLFQLLSNKPIEWSDVYITLADERWVDGDSDDSNEKLVRAHLLQNKAANAKFRGLKNMFSTPEEGCDMAIEQLSHFPRPFDVVVLGMGNDGHTCSWFPCSKEIEQALSTDKLCIAVNPGAAPNPRLSLSKTAILASRQIYLHIVGEQKLAVYRQALESQDANSMPIRAVLDQHKTPVDVYWSA; this is translated from the coding sequence ATGATTAAAGAAAGTGTATTCAAATCATTTGATAACAAAGAAGCGTTAGAAAATCAGCTTGCTGAGCGCATTGCAAAGCAACTTCAAGAGGCTGTTGACTCCCGCGGAAAGGCAAGCTTAATTGTCTCTGGTGGCTCTACGCCATTGAAACTATTTCAACTTCTCAGTAATAAGCCGATTGAGTGGAGCGATGTGTATATCACCCTAGCGGATGAGCGTTGGGTGGATGGAGACTCTGATGATTCTAATGAGAAACTTGTTAGAGCTCATCTTCTACAAAACAAAGCAGCCAATGCCAAGTTCCGTGGCTTAAAGAACATGTTCTCAACGCCTGAAGAGGGTTGTGACATGGCGATTGAGCAGTTGTCGCACTTTCCACGTCCTTTCGATGTCGTGGTGTTAGGTATGGGCAATGATGGCCATACTTGTTCTTGGTTCCCCTGCTCAAAAGAGATTGAACAAGCACTCTCAACGGATAAACTTTGTATCGCCGTGAATCCAGGTGCTGCACCAAATCCACGACTTTCGCTGTCAAAAACAGCGATCTTAGCCAGTCGCCAAATTTATTTACACATTGTCGGTGAACAAAAGTTAGCTGTTTATCGTCAAGCGCTCGAAAGCCAAGATGCTAATAGCATGCCGATCAGAGCTGTCTTAGATCAACATAAGACACCTGTCGACGTTTATTGGAGCGCTTAA
- the pyk gene encoding pyruvate kinase: MFRRTKIVTTLGPATDRDDNLRRIIKAGANVVRLNFSHGSPEDHLKRATDARNIAKELGVHVAILGDLQGPKIRVSTFKDNKKVQLDLGNSFILDADLEKGEGDEHQVGIDYKELPNDVNIGDILMLDDGRVQLRVEKVEGNKVHTTVTVAGPLSNNKGINKQGGGLSAAALTEKDKRDIVTAAEIQVDYLAVSFPRSGADLNYARSLAQAAGSNALIVSKVERAEAVATDEAMDDVILASDVVMVARGDLGVEIGDPALVAVQKKLISRSRQLNKSVITATQMMESMITSPMPTRAEVMDVANAVLDGTDAVMLSAETAAGDFPEETVKAMSNVCLGAEAHPSVQVSKHRLDESFDSVEETIALSTMYAANHLKGIKAIVALTESGATAQLMSRISSALPIFALSRHEVTLAKMALYRGVKPVHFDSTTVSADDIARKALETLAESGDLKSGDMVLMTKGDSMETIGGTNTCKVLIVA, translated from the coding sequence ATGTTCCGCAGAACCAAAATCGTAACAACTCTAGGCCCAGCAACTGACCGCGATGACAATTTACGTCGTATTATCAAAGCTGGCGCAAATGTCGTTCGTCTTAACTTCTCTCACGGTTCACCTGAAGATCACCTAAAACGTGCTACTGATGCACGCAATATAGCAAAAGAGCTAGGTGTTCATGTTGCTATTCTTGGCGATCTTCAAGGTCCAAAGATCCGCGTATCAACTTTCAAAGACAACAAAAAGGTGCAGCTAGACTTAGGTAATAGCTTCATCTTGGATGCTGATCTTGAAAAAGGTGAAGGCGACGAGCATCAAGTTGGTATCGACTACAAAGAACTTCCAAATGATGTCAACATCGGCGATATCCTGATGCTTGATGATGGTCGCGTTCAACTACGTGTTGAAAAAGTAGAAGGCAATAAGGTTCACACCACAGTCACAGTTGCGGGTCCTTTATCTAATAATAAAGGGATCAACAAGCAAGGCGGTGGTTTATCAGCAGCAGCGCTTACTGAAAAAGACAAGCGTGACATTGTCACCGCCGCTGAGATTCAAGTTGACTACCTTGCCGTCTCTTTCCCTCGCAGTGGTGCAGATCTTAATTATGCTCGCTCATTGGCACAGGCTGCAGGTAGTAATGCACTGATTGTCTCTAAAGTTGAACGCGCTGAAGCTGTGGCAACTGATGAAGCGATGGATGATGTTATCCTGGCTTCTGATGTGGTAATGGTTGCACGTGGTGACTTAGGTGTTGAGATTGGCGATCCAGCGTTAGTCGCTGTACAGAAGAAGTTAATCAGCCGCTCTCGTCAACTAAACAAGAGTGTGATCACTGCAACTCAAATGATGGAGTCGATGATCACTAGCCCTATGCCAACCCGCGCAGAAGTGATGGATGTGGCGAATGCGGTTCTTGATGGAACTGATGCGGTTATGCTTTCAGCTGAAACAGCTGCTGGTGACTTCCCTGAAGAGACAGTAAAAGCGATGTCGAACGTCTGTCTTGGTGCTGAAGCTCACCCAAGTGTGCAAGTATCAAAGCACAGACTCGATGAGAGCTTTGACTCAGTTGAAGAGACAATCGCCTTATCGACTATGTATGCAGCCAACCACCTTAAAGGTATCAAAGCTATTGTGGCACTCACTGAGTCTGGTGCTACAGCACAGTTAATGTCTCGTATTAGTTCAGCTCTGCCTATCTTTGCTCTATCACGCCATGAAGTGACATTGGCAAAGATGGCACTGTACCGTGGTGTTAAGCCAGTTCACTTTGATTCAACCACTGTAAGCGCAGATGATATCGCACGTAAAGCATTAGAAACTCTTGCAGAATCTGGTGATTTGAAAAGCGGCGATATGGTTCTGATGACTAAAGGTGATTCAATGGAGACTATCGGTGGCACCAATACTTGTAAAGTATTGATCGTCGCATAA
- the zwf gene encoding glucose-6-phosphate dehydrogenase, translated as MGITTPEAKACDFVLFGTKGDLARRKLLPSLYQLDKAGLLNEDTKVIGVAKDAFTHEEFNELVVKALRGFVKEELCEETLARFLTRCHYIGTNFTESEGYQAFHELLEPHKRVMVSYFATPPAIFGDICRCLHEQNLIQSDSRVVLEKPIGSDLASSKVINDQVAAFYNEDQVYRIDHYLGKETVQNLIALRFANSLFASKWDNRTIDHVQITVAEEVGIEGRWGYFDKAGQMRDMIQNHLLQVLTLVAMDPPVNLDADSIRDEKVKVLKSLRPINLDNIYENTVRGQYSSGFLKGSPVPGYLEEEGANTQSNAETFVALRVDIDNWRWAGVPFYLRSGKRMPTKSSEIVVYFKNPPHNLYRSNYRNLPPNKLTIRLQPHEGVEIQMMNKVPGLEQKQRLQTTKLDLSFTDTFKNERIADAYERLLLEAMLGNQALFVRRDEVEQAWTWVDGIIQSWEESNEKPKPYPAGSWGPVASVALIAKDGRSWDE; from the coding sequence ATGGGCATAACAACACCAGAAGCCAAAGCTTGTGATTTTGTATTGTTTGGAACTAAAGGTGACTTGGCTCGTCGCAAATTACTGCCTTCTTTATACCAATTGGATAAGGCTGGTTTGCTTAACGAAGATACGAAAGTGATCGGCGTTGCTAAAGATGCTTTTACCCATGAAGAGTTTAATGAGTTAGTTGTCAAAGCGTTAAGAGGCTTTGTAAAAGAGGAACTCTGTGAAGAGACTCTAGCCCGCTTCCTAACTCGTTGTCACTACATCGGCACGAACTTTACAGAGTCAGAAGGTTATCAGGCTTTTCATGAACTGTTAGAACCACACAAACGCGTGATGGTCAGTTATTTCGCCACTCCGCCTGCCATCTTCGGTGATATCTGTCGCTGTCTTCACGAACAAAACCTTATTCAATCTGATTCCCGCGTTGTACTTGAAAAGCCTATTGGCTCAGATCTCGCTTCATCGAAAGTGATCAACGATCAAGTTGCTGCGTTTTATAATGAGGATCAGGTCTACCGAATCGACCACTATTTAGGTAAAGAAACGGTACAAAACCTTATCGCTCTGCGTTTTGCCAACTCTCTGTTTGCCTCTAAGTGGGATAACAGAACCATAGATCATGTACAGATCACCGTTGCTGAAGAGGTTGGTATCGAAGGTCGTTGGGGCTATTTCGATAAAGCGGGTCAGATGAGAGACATGATCCAGAACCACCTTTTGCAAGTATTAACACTTGTTGCGATGGATCCTCCAGTTAACCTTGATGCTGACAGCATTCGTGATGAAAAGGTGAAAGTGCTTAAGTCACTTCGCCCAATTAATCTCGATAACATCTATGAGAATACCGTGCGAGGGCAGTACTCTTCAGGATTCTTAAAAGGTTCGCCAGTTCCAGGTTACTTGGAAGAGGAGGGCGCAAATACCCAATCAAATGCAGAAACTTTTGTTGCTCTGCGTGTCGATATCGACAACTGGCGTTGGGCGGGCGTACCTTTCTATCTTCGAAGTGGTAAACGCATGCCAACTAAGAGCTCTGAGATTGTGGTGTATTTTAAAAATCCACCCCATAATCTCTACCGTTCTAACTACCGTAACTTGCCACCAAATAAGTTGACTATTCGTCTCCAGCCCCATGAAGGTGTTGAGATCCAGATGATGAACAAGGTACCAGGCCTTGAGCAGAAGCAGCGTCTTCAAACCACCAAGCTGGATTTAAGCTTTACCGATACCTTTAAAAATGAGCGTATTGCAGATGCTTATGAGCGTTTGCTGCTTGAGGCAATGTTAGGCAATCAGGCGCTATTTGTTCGTCGTGATGAGGTCGAGCAGGCTTGGACCTGGGTTGATGGAATTATTCAATCTTGGGAAGAGAGTAACGAGAAGCCTAAACCTTATCCAGCGGGTAGCTGGGGACCGGTAGCATCAGTTGCTTTGATAGCCAAAGATGGCCGTTCTTGGGACGAGTAA
- the edd gene encoding phosphogluconate dehydratase: MHSVVQTVTDRIIARSQASRAQYLAALDEAKNSGVHRSSLSCGNLAHGFAACKPDEKQSIKALTKANIGIVTAFNDMLSAHQPYETYPDLLKKACNDVGSVAQVAAGVPAMCDGVTQGQPGMELSLLSREVIAMSTAVGLSHNMFDGALLLGICDKIVPGLLIGALSFGHLPMLFVPAGPMKSGIPNKEKARIRQQFAQGKVDRNALLEAESASYHSAGTCTFYGTANSNQLMLEVMGLQLPGSSFVNPDDPLREELNKTAAKQVCRLTQMGTQYTPIGEVVNEKSIVNGIVALLATGGSTNLTMHIVAAARAAGIIVNWDDFSELSDAVPLIARVYPNGHADINHFHAAGGMAFLVRELLDAGLLHEDVNTVAGYGLRKYTQEPRLIDGELTWVDGQVDSLDAEVLTKVSEPFQANGGLKLLKGNLGRAVIKVSAVQEQHRIVEAPAVVIDDQNKLDAIFKAGELDKDCVVVVKGQGPKAVGMPELHKLTPILGTLQDRGFKVALLTDGRMSGASGKVPAAIHLTPEALDGGLIAKVQNGDMIRVDAKTGELTLLVSEPEIAAREPEKVDLRSTSYGMGRELFGALRSNLSSPETGARCTSAIDENY, translated from the coding sequence ATGCACTCAGTAGTCCAGACAGTAACAGATAGAATCATAGCTCGAAGTCAAGCGTCCAGAGCTCAATACCTCGCGGCTCTTGATGAGGCCAAGAACAGTGGCGTTCACCGTAGTTCTCTGAGTTGCGGTAATCTAGCCCATGGTTTTGCAGCTTGTAAACCCGATGAGAAGCAGTCAATCAAGGCGTTAACTAAGGCCAATATCGGCATTGTTACCGCGTTTAATGACATGCTTTCGGCGCACCAACCCTATGAAACTTACCCTGACTTGCTTAAAAAAGCATGTAATGACGTAGGCAGTGTTGCACAAGTCGCTGCAGGTGTCCCTGCTATGTGTGATGGTGTGACCCAAGGTCAACCTGGCATGGAGCTTAGCTTGCTAAGCCGTGAAGTTATTGCCATGTCTACAGCCGTTGGTCTCTCTCACAATATGTTTGATGGTGCTTTACTACTGGGTATTTGCGACAAGATTGTACCAGGTCTGTTGATCGGTGCATTGAGCTTTGGTCATCTACCAATGTTATTTGTACCAGCCGGCCCTATGAAATCAGGGATCCCAAATAAAGAGAAGGCGCGTATACGTCAGCAGTTCGCTCAAGGGAAGGTTGATCGCAATGCGTTACTCGAAGCTGAGTCTGCCTCTTATCACAGTGCTGGTACATGTACCTTCTATGGCACGGCTAACAGTAATCAGTTAATGCTAGAGGTGATGGGTCTGCAACTGCCAGGATCATCATTTGTTAATCCTGACGACCCACTGCGTGAGGAGCTCAATAAAACTGCCGCTAAGCAGGTGTGCCGTTTGACACAAATGGGTACTCAATACACGCCTATTGGTGAAGTGGTCAATGAAAAGTCTATCGTGAACGGCATCGTTGCATTGTTAGCGACAGGTGGCTCTACTAACTTAACCATGCATATCGTGGCTGCGGCTCGCGCTGCTGGCATCATTGTTAACTGGGATGATTTCTCTGAGCTATCGGATGCAGTGCCATTAATTGCACGTGTTTATCCAAATGGCCATGCAGATATCAACCATTTCCACGCTGCTGGTGGCATGGCATTTTTAGTACGAGAGCTGCTTGATGCAGGTCTTTTACATGAAGATGTGAATACCGTTGCAGGTTACGGTTTACGTAAATACACCCAAGAGCCTCGTCTTATTGATGGTGAGCTTACTTGGGTAGATGGCCAAGTCGATAGTTTAGATGCTGAAGTGTTAACTAAAGTCAGTGAGCCTTTCCAAGCAAACGGTGGCCTTAAGCTACTGAAAGGTAACCTTGGCCGAGCAGTGATTAAAGTCTCTGCGGTACAGGAACAGCATCGTATCGTTGAAGCGCCAGCTGTTGTGATTGACGATCAAAATAAGCTTGATGCCATCTTTAAAGCGGGTGAGTTAGATAAAGATTGTGTTGTAGTGGTAAAGGGTCAAGGCCCTAAAGCCGTTGGTATGCCTGAGCTGCATAAACTCACACCGATTTTAGGCACGCTGCAAGATCGCGGCTTTAAAGTCGCACTACTTACTGATGGCCGTATGTCTGGTGCATCGGGCAAGGTACCTGCGGCAATCCACCTCACGCCAGAAGCGTTAGATGGTGGATTAATCGCTAAGGTTCAAAATGGCGATATGATCAGAGTTGATGCTAAAACGGGTGAACTAACACTGCTAGTTTCTGAGCCAGAAATTGCAGCGAGAGAGCCTGAAAAGGTCGACCTTCGCAGTACAAGCTATGGAATGGGCCGAGAGCTATTTGGTGCATTACGTTCAAATTTAAGTAGTCCGGAAACTGGCGCTCGTTGCACCAGTGCCATTGATGAAAACTATTAA
- the eco gene encoding serine protease inhibitor ecotin, with protein MTTPSISFSAKRIITASALALSMLSFNALATSPAHPSGLNQNMITSTAFDSTNYLAEKKTEMFPVPSEGMEQHILTLLPLDNESDYMVEIQIGKTQLVDCNKHGLSGELTENTVKGWGYNYYQVDSINPGPSTMMACFDKAKTEAFLSIPGSLKVNYDSRLPKVFYLPKGSELRYRIWRVESEFNVSKIK; from the coding sequence ATGACAACACCTAGCATCAGTTTTTCGGCTAAACGTATTATCACAGCATCAGCATTGGCACTCTCAATGCTCTCATTCAATGCATTGGCAACTAGCCCTGCCCACCCAAGTGGACTCAATCAAAACATGATCACCTCAACGGCTTTCGACTCTACGAACTATCTAGCCGAAAAGAAAACTGAGATGTTTCCCGTGCCAAGTGAAGGTATGGAGCAGCATATTTTAACCTTACTACCCCTAGATAACGAAAGTGACTATATGGTCGAGATACAGATAGGGAAAACACAATTAGTAGATTGCAACAAGCATGGTTTATCTGGTGAGCTTACAGAGAACACTGTCAAAGGTTGGGGTTATAACTACTATCAAGTAGATAGCATTAACCCAGGACCGAGCACCATGATGGCTTGCTTTGACAAGGCCAAAACCGAAGCCTTCTTATCTATCCCTGGCTCTTTAAAAGTTAACTATGACAGTCGCTTACCTAAGGTATTCTACTTACCAAAAGGAAGTGAGCTTAGGTACCGGATCTGGCGTGTTGAGAGCGAGTTCAATGTCTCTAAAATAAAGTAA
- the dmeF gene encoding CDF family Co(II)/Ni(II) efflux transporter DmeF has translation MTEKQHSIAPWQHPHQFAHLNHDGERNTRYVLYLTVITMIVEITAGTIYGSMALLADGWHMGTHAAAFMITLFAYYYARKHADNPDFSFGTGKVSVLGGFTSAIALGMVALIMLVESVVRFFSPHQIQFSEAIFVAIIGLTVNLISAVLLKDHHGHSHAHGHHHNEHEHEHEHEHEHEGHDHNLRAAYMHVLADALTSILAIVALLFGKWYGLTWLDPLMGVVGSIIITRWAWQLLGQTSPILLDRSIEDRYRLKITELIEAESDHQVADLHIWKVSADHYAAAISIVSHNPKDVEYFKAKLSDFTQVSHLTIELNTCRQAECLSSTAHI, from the coding sequence ATGACTGAGAAGCAGCATTCAATAGCACCATGGCAACATCCGCACCAATTCGCACATCTCAATCATGATGGAGAGCGCAATACGCGCTATGTTCTCTATCTGACTGTGATCACAATGATTGTTGAGATCACCGCTGGTACAATATATGGCTCCATGGCGCTACTGGCTGATGGTTGGCACATGGGAACCCACGCCGCTGCTTTTATGATCACACTTTTTGCTTACTATTACGCGAGAAAGCATGCTGACAACCCTGACTTTTCATTTGGTACTGGCAAGGTGAGTGTTTTAGGTGGATTCACCAGTGCTATTGCACTTGGTATGGTTGCGTTAATTATGTTGGTAGAATCTGTTGTTAGGTTTTTTAGCCCTCACCAGATCCAATTTAGTGAGGCGATATTTGTCGCCATTATCGGTTTAACAGTCAACCTTATTAGTGCTGTACTGTTAAAAGATCACCATGGACATAGCCATGCTCATGGTCACCATCATAATGAGCATGAGCATGAGCATGAGCATGAGCATGAGCATGAAGGTCATGATCACAATCTACGTGCTGCTTATATGCATGTTCTTGCAGATGCTTTGACCTCTATTTTGGCAATTGTTGCTCTACTGTTTGGTAAGTGGTATGGCTTAACCTGGTTAGATCCCCTAATGGGAGTTGTTGGCTCTATCATTATTACTCGTTGGGCGTGGCAACTTTTAGGTCAAACTTCACCAATATTATTGGATCGGAGTATCGAAGATCGCTATCGGCTTAAGATAACTGAGTTGATTGAAGCGGAGAGTGATCACCAAGTTGCCGATCTGCATATTTGGAAAGTTAGCGCTGATCATTACGCTGCAGCTATATCTATCGTGAGCCACAACCCAAAAGATGTGGAGTATTTTAAAGCAAAACTTAGCGATTTTACTCAAGTTAGTCATTTGACCATTGAACTGAATACTTGCCGTCAGGCAGAATGCTTATCATCAACAGCCCACATATGA
- a CDS encoding bifunctional 4-hydroxy-2-oxoglutarate aldolase/2-dehydro-3-deoxy-phosphogluconate aldolase, translating to MSKNNWSLQPQDIFNRSPIVPVMVINKIEDAVPLAKALVAGGISVLEVTLRTPCALEAITKIAEEVPDALVGAGTILNEEQLQQAVDAGAQFVITPGATPSLLKAAMEGTVPLIPGVASISEVMTGMSLGYTNFKFFPAEASGGVNALKAFSGPLADIRFCPTGGITPSSYKDYLALKNVDCIGGSWIAPTDAMEQGDWSRITQLCKEAISGI from the coding sequence ATGTCTAAGAATAACTGGTCATTACAACCACAAGATATTTTTAATCGTAGCCCGATTGTTCCTGTAATGGTGATCAACAAGATTGAAGACGCTGTACCATTGGCTAAAGCGTTAGTGGCTGGTGGAATAAGCGTATTAGAAGTTACGTTACGTACACCTTGCGCCTTAGAAGCGATCACTAAGATTGCCGAAGAGGTGCCTGATGCATTGGTTGGTGCTGGCACCATCTTAAATGAAGAACAGCTACAGCAAGCGGTTGATGCAGGAGCACAGTTTGTCATTACGCCTGGTGCAACTCCAAGCTTATTGAAGGCGGCGATGGAAGGTACTGTGCCATTAATTCCTGGTGTTGCTAGTATCTCTGAAGTGATGACAGGTATGTCGCTTGGTTACACCAACTTTAAGTTTTTCCCAGCTGAGGCATCTGGTGGTGTGAACGCACTTAAGGCTTTTTCTGGTCCACTTGCTGATATCCGTTTCTGCCCTACTGGTGGTATAACCCCAAGCAGCTATAAAGATTATTTAGCACTTAAAAACGTTGATTGTATTGGTGGAAGTTGGATAGCGCCTACTGATGCGATGGAGCAGGGAGATTGGTCGCGTATCACTCAGCTTTGTAAAGAAGCGATCAGCGGGATCTAA
- a CDS encoding acyl-CoA dehydrogenase — protein MTLFILALLVVIVLFGVKSIRMQFITRPIFSFFKKVLPPLSDTEKEAMEAGDVWWEGELFRGKPNWDTLHSYGKPKLTAEEQDFIENQVMTALTLIDDFDIVQNRKDLPPELWDYFKKEGFFALIIPKEYGGKAFSAYASSTIVAKLASRSVSAAVTVMVPNSLGPGELLTHYGTKEQREYWLPKLASGEAVPCFALTGPEAGSDAGAIPDTGVVCRETFEGEEVLGLRLNWDKRYITLAPVSTVLGLAFQMEDPDGLLGDKKELGITCALIPTDHEGVVIGQRHNPLNMAFMNGTTQGKDVFIPLDWIIGGPQYAGRGWRMLVECLSAGRGISLPALSTASGHTATKTTTAYSYVRHQFGLSIGHFEGVQEALARIIANTYQLEAARRLTTTGIDLKVKPSVVTAIAKYHMTEMSRDVLNDAMDIQSGKGIQLGPKNYLGQPYMANPISITVEGANILTRSLMIFGQGATRCHPYVLAEMETAAMEDTCAALERFDSLLLGHLGYGARNAFSSLFSALTGSRFNQSPVSGETQQYYRDMTRLSSALALMTDLSMLIMGGDLKRKEMLSARMGDVLSELYLASATLKMFEDNGRQHDDLPAVRYVMMTRLQNAANALQGALRNFPNRPVAWMMRALIFPLGNHFNGPSDKMTTELVKGMMQPGPARDRLTFLCPDFEQDKGGIAEVEAAFLAQYECRNIYKKIKVAQRDGTLPKKLAGLELFALAAEQSIITQDELNSLLKADELRLAAINVDDFKSL, from the coding sequence ATGACTCTATTTATACTTGCACTACTGGTTGTTATTGTGCTGTTTGGTGTCAAAAGTATTAGGATGCAATTTATTACGCGTCCAATTTTTTCGTTTTTTAAAAAGGTACTTCCTCCGCTTTCAGATACTGAAAAAGAAGCGATGGAAGCGGGTGATGTGTGGTGGGAAGGTGAGTTGTTTAGAGGTAAACCCAATTGGGATACTCTGCATAGCTACGGTAAACCTAAACTAACTGCTGAGGAGCAGGATTTTATTGAAAATCAAGTGATGACAGCTCTCACTTTAATTGATGATTTTGATATTGTACAAAACCGCAAAGATTTGCCACCAGAGCTATGGGATTACTTTAAAAAAGAGGGGTTCTTTGCCCTTATAATACCAAAAGAGTATGGCGGTAAGGCCTTCTCTGCATACGCTAGCTCGACGATAGTTGCCAAGCTCGCTAGCCGAAGTGTTAGTGCGGCTGTGACTGTTATGGTTCCCAACTCTCTAGGACCAGGTGAATTACTGACACATTATGGTACCAAAGAGCAACGTGAATATTGGTTACCAAAACTGGCATCTGGTGAAGCAGTGCCTTGTTTCGCTCTGACAGGTCCTGAAGCGGGCAGTGATGCAGGCGCAATTCCCGATACCGGTGTTGTCTGTAGAGAGACATTTGAAGGTGAAGAGGTATTGGGATTAAGGTTGAACTGGGATAAGCGTTATATCACGTTAGCCCCAGTTTCAACGGTATTGGGTCTGGCATTTCAGATGGAAGATCCAGATGGACTGTTAGGGGATAAGAAGGAGCTCGGAATTACCTGTGCGCTTATCCCAACAGATCATGAAGGAGTGGTCATTGGACAGAGACACAATCCATTAAACATGGCCTTTATGAATGGTACAACTCAAGGTAAGGATGTGTTTATTCCTCTTGATTGGATCATTGGTGGGCCTCAGTATGCAGGACGTGGCTGGCGTATGCTAGTTGAGTGTCTCTCGGCGGGGCGTGGTATCTCACTGCCTGCACTTTCAACCGCATCGGGTCACACTGCGACTAAGACAACAACGGCATACAGTTATGTCCGTCACCAATTTGGCCTATCTATCGGTCATTTTGAAGGTGTTCAGGAGGCCCTTGCTCGGATCATCGCCAATACCTATCAGTTGGAGGCTGCAAGACGCCTAACAACTACGGGGATCGATCTTAAGGTTAAACCCTCTGTAGTGACTGCTATTGCCAAATACCACATGACTGAGATGAGTCGTGATGTGCTTAATGATGCAATGGATATTCAGTCGGGTAAGGGGATCCAACTCGGCCCTAAGAACTATTTAGGTCAGCCCTATATGGCGAACCCCATCTCTATTACTGTCGAGGGAGCTAACATTCTAACTCGCAGCTTGATGATCTTTGGTCAAGGTGCAACACGTTGTCACCCTTATGTGCTCGCTGAGATGGAAACGGCTGCGATGGAGGATACTTGTGCAGCTTTGGAACGTTTTGACTCCTTGCTGCTTGGTCACCTTGGTTATGGAGCAAGAAATGCGTTTAGCTCACTCTTTAGCGCTTTAACTGGAAGTCGCTTTAACCAGTCTCCTGTTAGTGGTGAAACTCAGCAGTACTACCGCGATATGACTCGACTATCATCGGCTTTGGCTTTGATGACCGATCTCTCGATGTTGATCATGGGAGGCGATCTTAAGCGAAAAGAGATGCTTTCAGCGCGTATGGGTGACGTATTGAGTGAGCTATATCTAGCATCGGCTACATTAAAGATGTTCGAAGATAATGGTCGTCAACATGATGATCTGCCCGCGGTACGTTATGTGATGATGACTCGTTTGCAAAATGCAGCTAATGCACTTCAAGGGGCGCTACGTAACTTCCCTAATCGTCCTGTTGCCTGGATGATGAGAGCATTGATCTTCCCGTTAGGTAACCATTTCAATGGACCGAGTGACAAGATGACCACTGAGCTTGTTAAGGGGATGATGCAACCTGGGCCTGCTCGTGACCGTTTAACCTTCCTCTGTCCTGATTTTGAACAGGATAAAGGTGGTATTGCGGAAGTTGAAGCGGCATTTTTGGCGCAATATGAGTGCCGTAACATCTATAAAAAGATAAAAGTGGCTCAGCGTGATGGCACATTGCCGAAGAAGTTAGCTGGCCTTGAGTTATTTGCCTTAGCAGCAGAGCAGTCCATTATCACTCAAGATGAGCTCAACTCATTGCTTAAAGCCGATGAACTGCGTCTTGCGGCAATTAATGTTGATGATTTTAAAAGCTTGTAG
- a CDS encoding MurR/RpiR family transcriptional regulator produces MNTLEKVQKSLTHFSKSERKVAEVILASPQTAIHSSIATLAKMADVSEPTVNRFCRRLDTKGFPDFKLHLAQSLANGTPYVSRHVEEDDSPDSYTTKIFESSMASLDTARQSIDTAAINKAVDILTQAKKISFFGLGASASVAHDAQNKFFRFNVPVICFDDVLMQRMSCINSGEGDVIVLISHTGRTKSMIDIARIARENGAAVIGITARYSPLSTECTLPVTMEVPEDTDMYLPMASRLAQLVVVDVLATGFTLRRGPRFRESLKRVKEVLKESRIDKDSVL; encoded by the coding sequence ATGAATACCCTAGAAAAGGTTCAAAAAAGCCTTACACATTTTAGTAAATCAGAGCGAAAAGTAGCAGAGGTTATATTAGCCTCCCCTCAAACCGCGATCCACTCTAGTATCGCAACACTGGCTAAAATGGCTGATGTGAGTGAGCCTACTGTAAATCGTTTCTGCCGCCGCTTAGACACTAAAGGTTTTCCTGACTTTAAACTTCACTTAGCCCAAAGCTTAGCGAACGGTACACCCTATGTTAGTCGGCATGTAGAGGAGGATGACAGTCCTGACTCATACACAACAAAAATCTTTGAATCATCAATGGCTTCCCTTGATACTGCAAGGCAAAGCATAGACACAGCAGCCATTAACAAGGCCGTTGATATCTTGACTCAAGCCAAAAAGATCTCCTTTTTTGGCCTAGGCGCATCGGCTTCTGTGGCCCATGACGCTCAAAATAAATTCTTCCGTTTTAACGTGCCTGTTATCTGTTTTGATGACGTTTTGATGCAACGTATGAGTTGTATCAATAGCGGAGAAGGTGATGTCATTGTACTCATTTCGCACACTGGACGCACTAAATCTATGATAGATATTGCCCGAATAGCCCGTGAAAACGGCGCGGCAGTCATAGGTATTACGGCCCGTTACTCCCCCTTGTCAACTGAGTGTACTCTGCCGGTGACAATGGAAGTACCTGAAGATACAGATATGTACCTCCCCATGGCCTCACGTTTAGCACAATTGGTGGTCGTTGATGTCCTAGCAACAGGTTTCACTCTACGCCGTGGACCACGTTTTAGAGAAAGTTTAAAACGTGTAAAAGAGGTTTTAAAAGAGTCTAGGATCGACAAAGATTCAGTACTGTAA